A region of the Petrotoga mexicana DSM 14811 genome:
ACGAATACTACAACTAGAAATTGTATTATCCTTGGTAGCAAGTATCGCTTGAAAAATAGCAAGTGTTACACCTCCATAATAAGCCCCCCGAAGGGGGCTCAATGTATTTATCTGTAGCCCTTATTTTCTCCCTGTTGGTTCAAGGAAGGGGAGCATGTATTTGAAGTTTGGAAAACAATGGCAAGGCTGAGTATACAAATTATCAGGGCTTGGCCAATTGGTCCAATAATATTCATCATATACCAAAAACAAAGGATGAATAAAGGTTGGTATGGAAGGCATTTCTTCTACAAGTATTTTTAACCCTTCCATTCCGAGCTCAATATTTCTTGGATCATCCCAATCCAACTTTTCCATTTCTTCGATGATTTCATCCATCCTTGGATCTGTCCACCTAGAAGTAGCTCCGTTACCGACAGCTCGCTCTCCGATGGGCTTATAATATTGCGAATGCCAGACATTAAAAGTACGATGCAAATCCGGATGCCCACCCCATGGTTCCATTGCAGGCCAACCACCAGAAGCTTGATAATCACCCAAACTTGTCAAGTCTCCATGTGCTTCATTAGTCTCAACATTAACTTCTATCCCAAATTTTCTCCACTGCTGAGCTACGGCTATAGGATTTTTGTTATCAGCTTTAGCAGGGTCAGTAGCAGCTAATATTGTAATTTCCCAAGCTGTACCGTCTGGTAACAACCATTTGCCATTTTTATCTCTTGTAAATCCATTTCTTTCTAACAGTTGTTCCGCTACATCAGGTGCGTATTTCCACCATCCTGGCCCAAATAATTCTCTAATTTCTTCAGGATCATCAGGTACATCATATCCTCGGCTTCTAGCATATTCAGCAAGGCGTAATGGAGCGTCAGGATCATATGGTTTAAATGGTTCTCCATCAACTTCTATGTCTAGAGTAAAGTTTCTCAACCATTCTTCCATAGGTTCATAGTACCATTCTTGATATGCAGGAGTAGGAGGGAGGAGCATACTAGCCATAACTACAGCACCGTCATATGCAATAGCAGCCGCATCTACAATATCTATAGCTAAAGTCAATGCCCATCTTACATCTTTTATGTTGTATGGATATACATCATTATTTAACGTTATTCCTGTAGTACAAGGGTCTATATTAACAATCCAAGGATAATTTGGGTTGTAAGGTCGAGAATATTCATTTTGATTTATCACAGCTCTTAAACTTTCTGGTGTAAAATAGGCTACATCTAATTGGTGGTTGGATTGCTGTATCACTCTCATTTCAGCTGTACCATAGTAATAGAAGAGTACATTTTTTGGTTTTGGTTCACCAAACAACATTCCATTTGGGGTCCTATCCCAGTCTTCCCTCTTTTCCCAAAGTGTCCAATAACCAGCAGGATCATAATCTTTCAAAACATATGGACCACTGCTTATCGGAGGGTTGAAATCAAAGGTCAAAGGATCCTCTACTTTTTCAAAAATATGTTTTGGGAAAGGCCTCCATGCTCCCCATCTGTCTACAAAATTAGCGTGGAATCGGGAGTTGGGTTCTTTCAATTCAATTAGAACTGTATAATCATCTGTTTTGTAAACTTTGTCAATGTAAAGTTCAAACTGATCATGGTAAGCCATTCCAGGGGTTTTCATGGTTAGTTCAATACCGTAGACAATATCATCTGCAGTAATTTCAACACCATCACTCCAATAGCACCCTTTTCTTAACTTGATTGTCATCTGTGTAAAGTCTTCGTTGTAGATTGGACCTTCCGCGGCAAGAGAGTTAATAATTTCACCTAGAGCTTGTTCGTTCATCCATAATGGTTCTAACATCACCTGCTGTATTCCTCTTTGAGGCCATGTTGAAGCATTTATCCAAACATTAAATCTAGAAGGTGCCGTTACCCTTCCTGCAGTACTTTCAGCTATCAGTGTTTCATCACGAGGAATGTTCCCAGCAAGTTGACCAAAAAATATACTACTAAAAAGCAAAAATATCGATACAACGAAAAAAAACTTTTTCTTCATTTTTCCACACCTCCATATATTTAATATAGATATCGATACCGTGAACGATACCAAAACAATTATATCAGAGTTAACATTCGTTGCAAAACCTTGTTATGAACAGTTAGGGTAAGTTAAGGACAATTAAAAGAGATTATTCACATTTAGCTCAAATTTGCTTAGTTTTTGAGAATTTTTACTCCATTTTCGATCGTTGTTTCGTAAAAAGATGGCTCTATCATGGTTTTTTCATAATAATTCTTGAAAACTTGCTCTTTGAAAGTTTTTACGTGGCTTTTTTCCACCAAAGCAATGGCACACCCACCAAATCCTGCTCCAGTCATTCTAGCTCCCACGCAGCCTTTGGTTTTTAGAGCTTCGTCAACAATTGTATCTAGTTCGAAACCTGTCACTTCATAATCATTCTTCAAGGAATTATGGGATTGGATTAAAAGTGATCCAAAACCTTCAATATCGTTGTTTTTTAATAATTTAGAAGCCTGGATAACCCTTTGATTTTCTGTTATTACGTGCCTTGCTCTTTTTAACTCTATTTCATTATCAAGATATTTTAGATCTTTCTCACTACACTGGCATAAATTATCAACCTTTGTTTCTTTCGCTTGGTTTATTTTTTCTAAAGCACTTTCACATTCTTTTCTTCTTTGGTTGTATTGAGAAGAAGTGAGCTCTCTTCTTTTGTTCGTATTCATAATAATTAGAGAATACCCATCTAAATAACAAGGTATATATTCATAGTTTAAGTTTTGGGTATCAAGCAGTAAAGCCTGATTTTTCTTTGCATTTGCTATCACAAATTGATCCATTATTCCAGAGTTCACACCAATAAATTTATTTTCAACCCTTTGCCCTAAGAGGGCAAGGTATGTTCTATCGATTTCTTCAGGGGTTTGATTTTGAGATAAGAGCATGAATCCAATAAGCACTTCCAAAGCTGCAGAAGATGAAAGGCCCGCTCCATTGGGAAGTTCTCCTTTAATCAGAATATTACATCCCTTCAAGGGGAATCCATCTTCTAATAAAAACTTTATAACTCCTTTGGCATAGTTCCCCCAAGCATCTTCTTTCCTATAATCCACTTCCTTATTTAGATCGACTTTTACTTCGTTGGGAAAGTCCATAGATTTTAGGCAAATAAAATTATCGTCCCTCAAATTCATTAAGCCATTTATACCAAGGTTTATAGCTACCGGTAATACATATCCTCCATTGTAGTCTATATGTTCGCCTATAAGATTTATTCTTCCTGGAGAGAAGAACCTTCGTACTGGTTTTTCACTAACTCCGTAGATTTCTTGAAAAGTATTTAGTAAATCCATTTTGTCGACCTCACTATTGTATTTTTTTGAATTTTTCTATTGCATTTCTTAACGTAATGGCAGTTTCTTCCACCGCCATGGTATTTGCCGCAGCCCAAGCACCCATCTCGCTTGATGCGTACCATTTTATTTTATCCTTGTCTCTTAAAGGAGGATAGAACTCAATATGAAAATGATAGTATTTGTTGGAATCTGCATATTCCTCTGAATTAACAGGAGTTTGATGGATATTCATCATGTAGGGGAAAGGTTTGTCAAACAATGCATCAAAGCCACCAGTTAACAGTTTTAGCGCCTCAGCCAGGTCCCATTTTTCTTTTTCATCGAATTCTGATAAGTTGCCTTTGTGGGATTTGCTCACGATGAAAGCTCCATAGGGGTAGTCTGTAAAAAAGGGAAGATAAACGAGAAATGAATCATTCTCAAAAAGAATTCTTTTTTGAAATTCCTTTTCCTCTTTGTTCATTTCACAAATAAGGCATTTCCCATTTTCTTCATAATATTCTTTACAGTTGTCGAGTTCGACTTTTAACTTCAATGGAATCCAGGAATAGGCATATAATTGACCGTGTGGATGGAGCATTGTTACCCCTACTTCTTTTCCTCTATTTTCAAAAGGAAAGATGTATTTTATTTTTTCATCTTTTGAGAGTTCCTCAAATCTTTCAACCCATAAATTTACTAACTTAAATATATGTTCTACGGGTAGTTGAGGAAGAGTAATATAGTGATCAGGAGAATACAAAATTACTTCGCATTTTCCATAATTTTTTTCGACTTTGTACAAATCAGTCCCTTGTATATTTGGTTCATCTGGATCTAGTTTTAAAGCGGGAAAATCATTGTCGTATGCATAAACGTCATAGTCTGGAGGCACTTTTTTACCCGGCCCTGGACAAAAAGGGCACCAATCCTCAGGTAAATGGGGCCTATTTTGTCTATTATCAGCAACCATTGTGTATGTTTTTAACAAAGGGTTCCAACGTAATTCTGCCATACAATTCCTCTCCTTTTTTGTTTAAGATTTACTGCCTTTAATATCTCTAAACCTTCTTTAGCGCCCCTTCGCCCCGCAGCCCACCTATGATCCATATCTTATTTTATGTTTAAGAGTTTCTCACTACAAGTTCTACATCTAAAACTTTCCTTGTTGATGAGTTGTCTCTTTGATTACTTTTTATTCTTTTATACAACATTTGAAATGCCTCATATCCCATTTCAAACTTTTTAACTTTTACCGTTGTCAACTCTGGCTCGATTAATATTGAAAAGGCTATATCGTCGTAACCTACTACTGAAACATTTTGTGGAATCTTTAGATTATTTTCTTTCAAAGCTTTAATTGCACCATAAGCTATTAGATCGTTGTAGCAAAATATTCCGTCGAATTCTTCTTTTTTTCTGATCATTTCCATCGTTTTATCGTACCCTGCTTTAACGTGGTATCCTTCATGTATCCCTTCACATATCTTGATATCATCCTCCGAAAAAGTTAATCCTTTCTCTTTTAAAGCCTTTTTATAGCCTTGCAACCTTCCATATGAAGCAGAGTTATACAGTTGATCGGTGATCATTTTTATCTTTTTACACCCTTTTTCAATGAGGTATTTGGTTGCAAGATATCCCCCTTTTTCTTCATCACTGAATATCTCATCCACATTCCAACCGTCTATTTCTCTACCTACAAGTACTATAGGGAAGTGCTCTTTTATCAGTTCTTGAATATCTTCATAACTTTTTTGCATTGGAAAAAGGAGAATACCATCAACTCTCCTTTCTAAGAGAGTTTTTAAAAACTTTTCTTCGTTTTCGTATAAACCTTCAGAGTTCATAATTATTATTTGATAATCATTCTCCCTTGCTGCTTTATCAATACCTTTGAATACTTCAGAGAAAAAAGGGTTGGAGCTATCGGGCATGATCACTCCAATTGTATGGGTTACGTTAGATTTGAGCATAGTAGCGTATATGTTTTTAACATAGCCTAGTTCTTGGGCAATTTTTTCGATCTTTTCTTTTGTTTGAGGGTTTATATCTGGTTTATCGTTTAAAGCCCTTGATACAGTGTTAACAGAGACCCCTGCTCTTTCGGCGATATCTTTTATGGTTACAAAATTACTCCGACTTATTTTTACCACCTCTTCTTATGTTAACGTTAACGGTATCCATTCAATTTTACACCAAAAACCAAAAAAATCAAAATGATTTTTTGTTGACAAAAGAACGTTTTTTGTGTTATAATATATATGTAAAATGCATATATATGAAAGGAGGTTATCTTATGCCTTTTTTAGATGGAACCGGACCAAGAGGTTTAGGCCCAATGACGGGTAGAGGTTTAGGAAGATGCAGTGGTGCGTATGGTAGAGGTTTCGGTTATGGTGCAAGAGGATTCGGAAGAGGTTTCGGCTATGGCAGAGGATTTGGTTATGGCAGAGGATTCGGTTACGGACCAAGAGCCTACGGCGGATGGGCAGGAGCGTATTATCCACCAGCTTATCCTGTGGAAAGTGACAAGGCTTTTTTAGAAGCGCAAAGAGAGTATTTAAAAAACGAATTAAACTACATTGAAGGAATCCTAAAAGAAACAGACGATAGCCAGAAAAAAGACGAGTAAATTTAATATCAAGGCACAGCTCACTTTTAATCTAAAAATGAGTTGTGCCTGCCTTTATGTATCGTATATACATCACAACAGTTGAAGGAGAGATCAATTTGTCATTGAAGATAGCAATTTTGAGCGGAAAAGGAGGAACTGGGAAAACTACCGTATCTACTAATTTAGCCAAAGTTCTTTCAAAAAATATGAAAGTTTTGCTTTTAGATGCGGATGTAGAAGAGCCCAATGACCATTTATTCTACAACGTCACATTCGAAGAAGAAAAAAGCGTGGATGTACTCATACCAAAAGTAAACAAAGAAACTTGTATACTGTGTGGGCTGTGCGCAAGAGAATGTCAGTTTGGTGCTATTAATGTCTTTGAAAAAGGGGTATTAGTTTTCCAAAATTTATGTCACGGTTGTGGCGTTTGTTCTAAAATTTGTCCTGTAAGAGCTATCGATGAAGAACCTAAAAGCCTAGGAAAATTAAAATTTGGAAAAACAGATTTTTTTGACTTTGGGATGGGGCTTTTGAATATAGGAGAACCATCAGGTGTGAGGATAATTAGAGAATTGAAAAAATACATTTCGGATGACTACGATGTAACTATAATCGATGCCCCTCCTGGTACTTCGTGTCCAGTTGTGGAAGTTTTACAAAAGGTTGATTTTGCGGTTTTAGTAACTGAATCATCTCCCTTTGGATTACACGATTTGAAACTGGCGGTGTCGTTAGTTAAAGAAATGGAAATCCCTTACGGAGTGGTAATCAATCGCTACGATCCTGCATTTGCCGAGTTAACAGAGTACCTTGGGGAAGAAAAAATTCCTCTACTTATGAAAATCGATTTTGATAAGGAAATAGCTAAATGGTACTCTGAGGGGAAATTGATCGTAGATCAATCCGAAGAATTGCATAGAAATTTT
Encoded here:
- a CDS encoding DUF5320 domain-containing protein; this encodes MPFLDGTGPRGLGPMTGRGLGRCSGAYGRGFGYGARGFGRGFGYGRGFGYGRGFGYGPRAYGGWAGAYYPPAYPVESDKAFLEAQREYLKNELNYIEGILKETDDSQKKDE
- a CDS encoding ABC transporter substrate-binding protein, which encodes MKKKFFFVVSIFLLFSSIFFGQLAGNIPRDETLIAESTAGRVTAPSRFNVWINASTWPQRGIQQVMLEPLWMNEQALGEIINSLAAEGPIYNEDFTQMTIKLRKGCYWSDGVEITADDIVYGIELTMKTPGMAYHDQFELYIDKVYKTDDYTVLIELKEPNSRFHANFVDRWGAWRPFPKHIFEKVEDPLTFDFNPPISSGPYVLKDYDPAGYWTLWEKREDWDRTPNGMLFGEPKPKNVLFYYYGTAEMRVIQQSNHQLDVAYFTPESLRAVINQNEYSRPYNPNYPWIVNIDPCTTGITLNNDVYPYNIKDVRWALTLAIDIVDAAAIAYDGAVVMASMLLPPTPAYQEWYYEPMEEWLRNFTLDIEVDGEPFKPYDPDAPLRLAEYARSRGYDVPDDPEEIRELFGPGWWKYAPDVAEQLLERNGFTRDKNGKWLLPDGTAWEITILAATDPAKADNKNPIAVAQQWRKFGIEVNVETNEAHGDLTSLGDYQASGGWPAMEPWGGHPDLHRTFNVWHSQYYKPIGERAVGNGATSRWTDPRMDEIIEEMEKLDWDDPRNIELGMEGLKILVEEMPSIPTFIHPLFLVYDEYYWTNWPSPDNLYTQPCHCFPNFKYMLPFLEPTGRK
- a CDS encoding galactokinase — translated: MDLLNTFQEIYGVSEKPVRRFFSPGRINLIGEHIDYNGGYVLPVAINLGINGLMNLRDDNFICLKSMDFPNEVKVDLNKEVDYRKEDAWGNYAKGVIKFLLEDGFPLKGCNILIKGELPNGAGLSSSAALEVLIGFMLLSQNQTPEEIDRTYLALLGQRVENKFIGVNSGIMDQFVIANAKKNQALLLDTQNLNYEYIPCYLDGYSLIIMNTNKRRELTSSQYNQRRKECESALEKINQAKETKVDNLCQCSEKDLKYLDNEIELKRARHVITENQRVIQASKLLKNNDIEGFGSLLIQSHNSLKNDYEVTGFELDTIVDEALKTKGCVGARMTGAGFGGCAIALVEKSHVKTFKEQVFKNYYEKTMIEPSFYETTIENGVKILKN
- a CDS encoding ATP-binding protein, which codes for MSLKIAILSGKGGTGKTTVSTNLAKVLSKNMKVLLLDADVEEPNDHLFYNVTFEEEKSVDVLIPKVNKETCILCGLCARECQFGAINVFEKGVLVFQNLCHGCGVCSKICPVRAIDEEPKSLGKLKFGKTDFFDFGMGLLNIGEPSGVRIIRELKKYISDDYDVTIIDAPPGTSCPVVEVLQKVDFAVLVTESSPFGLHDLKLAVSLVKEMEIPYGVVINRYDPAFAELTEYLGEEKIPLLMKIDFDKEIAKWYSEGKLIVDQSEELHRNFELLYENITEVLV
- the galT gene encoding galactose-1-phosphate uridylyltransferase translates to MAELRWNPLLKTYTMVADNRQNRPHLPEDWCPFCPGPGKKVPPDYDVYAYDNDFPALKLDPDEPNIQGTDLYKVEKNYGKCEVILYSPDHYITLPQLPVEHIFKLVNLWVERFEELSKDEKIKYIFPFENRGKEVGVTMLHPHGQLYAYSWIPLKLKVELDNCKEYYEENGKCLICEMNKEEKEFQKRILFENDSFLVYLPFFTDYPYGAFIVSKSHKGNLSEFDEKEKWDLAEALKLLTGGFDALFDKPFPYMMNIHQTPVNSEEYADSNKYYHFHIEFYPPLRDKDKIKWYASSEMGAWAAANTMAVEETAITLRNAIEKFKKIQ
- a CDS encoding substrate-binding domain-containing protein, producing the protein MSRSNFVTIKDIAERAGVSVNTVSRALNDKPDINPQTKEKIEKIAQELGYVKNIYATMLKSNVTHTIGVIMPDSSNPFFSEVFKGIDKAARENDYQIIIMNSEGLYENEEKFLKTLLERRVDGILLFPMQKSYEDIQELIKEHFPIVLVGREIDGWNVDEIFSDEEKGGYLATKYLIEKGCKKIKMITDQLYNSASYGRLQGYKKALKEKGLTFSEDDIKICEGIHEGYHVKAGYDKTMEMIRKKEEFDGIFCYNDLIAYGAIKALKENNLKIPQNVSVVGYDDIAFSILIEPELTTVKVKKFEMGYEAFQMLYKRIKSNQRDNSSTRKVLDVELVVRNS